The Amblyomma americanum isolate KBUSLIRL-KWMA chromosome 6, ASM5285725v1, whole genome shotgun sequence genome has a window encoding:
- the LOC144095555 gene encoding uncharacterized protein LOC144095555, with protein sequence MQASTMTEDQPECFTVELIFLSVTSYCTASCFVSHKTSSTVERGTVCDIDFCDKAIGPVHKQPYFGGFKALCNDDSTLQSLTAVSFQIFALLLSVLPASTQRVNALSLEDKLLLFLIKLKHGLPFSFLATLFSIHSTTASQIFKSVLANLKSATKTWIYWPSRLAVQRTMPASFREHYPMCRVIIDCTELETEMPPGIEKRNLWFSNYKGRYTLKYLIGIAPIGLVTFISEGFGGRTTDAVITTQGKLLSLLEPGDVILADKGFPGIRTGVGAQQATLVMPPFATSPQFTESEVDATYETASVRIHVERVIQRLKIFQILTNRIPHELAGYVDDILHVVAVITNVKPGIFAKNDCSA encoded by the coding sequence ATGCAGGCATCTACAATGACAGAAGATCAACCAGAGTGCTTTACTGTGGAGCTCATCTTTCTCTCAGTGACTTCTTATTGCACTGCAAGCTGCTTTGTATCCCACAAGACATCATCTACAGTGGAGCGAGGAACTGTGTGTGATATCGATTTTTGTGACAAGGCCATTGGCCCAGTGCATAAGCAGCCCTACTTCGGTGGGTTTAAAGCACTGTGTAACGATGATTCTACACTGCAGTCATTAACGGCAGTGTCTTTTCAAATTTTTGCCCTTCTGCTTAGTGTTCTTCCTGCCTCAACACAACGGGTGAATGCACTTTCCCTTGAAGACAAACTCCTTTTGTTTTTGATCAAGTTAAAACATGGCCTTCCATTTTCCTTTCTAGCAACATTATTTTCCATTCACAGCACGACAGCTTCCCAAATTTTCAAATCAGTTCTTGCAAACCTGAAATCAGCTACAAAGACCTGGATATACTGGCCGTCACGGTTAGCTGTACAACGAACAATGCCAGCTAGCTTTCGTGAGCACTACCCAATGTGTAGAGTTATTATTGACTGCACAGAACTTGAAACAGAAATGCCACCGGGCATTGAGAAGCGTAACCTGTGGTTTTCTAACTACAAGGGACGATATACACTGAAATATCTAATTGGCATAGCTCCTATCGGGTTGGTAACATTCATTTCGGAGGGCTTTGGAGGCAGGACCACAGATGCAGTAATCACCACTCAGGGCAAATTATTGTCTCTTCTGGAACCCGGTGACGTTATATTGGCCGACAAGGGCTTTCCAGGCATTAGGACTGGGGTTGGCGCACAGCAAGCAACTTTGGTAATGCCACCCTTTGCAACAAGTCCTCAGTTTACCGAGTCAGAGGTGGATGCTACTTATGAAACAGCATCGGTACGCATACATGTAGAGCGCGTGATACAACGGCTGAAGATATTTCAAATTTTAACTAACAGGATTCCTCATGAATTGGCTGGATATGTTGACGACATCCTTCACGTGGTTGCCGTTATTACTAATGTTAAGCCTGGAATCTTCGCAAAGAATGACTGCAGTGCCTGA